A single window of Oscillospiraceae bacterium DNA harbors:
- a CDS encoding helix-turn-helix domain-containing protein, producing the protein MGRPKKYSITLSEEELQLLKSIIRKEGTSRTIRRRCQVLIDIDEAHGKVLTHEQSARSNGICMVTVGKTVKEYCEGGLDKVLTYNRNSNSDQARRKLDGRSEAKLIEIACGPAPEGHSRWTLRLLEEKCRVELDIPVSKDTIGRALKKTNYDLTATTTGASHRRKTQNS; encoded by the coding sequence ATGGGGAGGCCAAAAAAGTATAGCATCACACTCTCGGAAGAGGAACTGCAATTGTTAAAATCCATCATTCGCAAGGAGGGGACTTCAAGAACCATACGGCGTAGATGTCAGGTGTTGATCGACATTGATGAAGCTCACGGCAAAGTTCTGACCCATGAACAGAGCGCAAGATCGAATGGTATCTGTATGGTTACGGTCGGCAAAACTGTAAAAGAGTATTGTGAGGGCGGCCTTGATAAGGTACTCACATACAATCGCAACAGTAATTCTGACCAGGCACGCCGGAAACTTGATGGCCGTAGCGAAGCAAAACTGATTGAGATTGCCTGTGGTCCTGCGCCGGAAGGACATAGCAGATGGACGTTGCGCCTGCTGGAAGAAAAGTGCCGGGTAGAACTGGATATTCCGGTCAGCAAAGACACGATTGGTCGGGCTTTAAAAAAAACCAATTACGACCTTACCGCAACGACTACTGGTGCATCCCACCGAAGGAAAACGCAGAATTCGTAG
- the xylB gene encoding xylulokinase translates to MANGYLLAHDLGTSGNKATLYDTNGRLVGSAVYAYDTMYPHSRWVEQDPEDWWKAVCVTTRTLLQEAAAKASDILCVSFSAQMMGCLLVDKQGSPLRPMITWADSRAWAEEDWMQARVGAERGYHITGHRLSASYSAAKLLWVRAHEPDVYRRADKMIHAKDYIVFRLTGRLVTDFSDASGTNLLDIQKKMWSEELISAFELRRDLLPELHPSTDVAGRVTAEAARACGLLEGTPVVIGGGDGSCACVGAGVVKEGRAYNVIGTSSWISSAARQPYFDPQMRTFNWVHLDPTLYTPCGTMQAAGLSYQWYKNTLCGGEAAQAERTGRSVYALLDEAAAAARPGAGGVLYLPYLIGERSPQWNLNARGAFVGLHASTQKGDLSRAVLEGVGCNLRIILEAFAATQTLDNIIMIGGGAKGRTWLRILADIWQRTLLVPAYIEEATSLGAAVCGGVGIGLFKDFEACRAFNPIVDEIRPNPAHKTVYDTLFSFFQQTYDQLVPVYDRLADARELHRPGGAETGGAL, encoded by the coding sequence ATGGCAAACGGATATCTACTGGCTCACGATCTGGGCACCAGCGGAAACAAAGCCACTTTGTACGACACAAACGGCCGCCTTGTCGGCAGCGCGGTCTACGCGTACGACACGATGTACCCGCACAGCCGCTGGGTGGAGCAGGATCCGGAGGACTGGTGGAAGGCTGTCTGTGTCACCACACGCACGCTGCTGCAAGAGGCCGCCGCCAAGGCGTCCGACATCCTCTGCGTCTCTTTCAGCGCCCAGATGATGGGCTGCCTGTTGGTGGACAAGCAGGGCAGCCCGCTGCGGCCCATGATCACCTGGGCGGACTCGCGGGCCTGGGCCGAGGAGGACTGGATGCAGGCCCGGGTAGGCGCGGAGAGGGGTTATCACATCACCGGCCACCGGCTGAGCGCCAGTTACTCGGCGGCCAAACTGCTGTGGGTCAGGGCGCATGAACCGGACGTCTACCGCCGGGCCGATAAGATGATCCACGCGAAGGACTATATCGTCTTCCGGCTGACGGGGCGCCTCGTCACAGACTTCAGCGACGCCTCCGGAACCAATCTGCTGGATATCCAAAAAAAGATGTGGTCGGAGGAACTGATCTCGGCGTTCGAATTGCGGCGGGATCTCCTGCCGGAGCTGCACCCCTCCACCGACGTAGCGGGTCGCGTCACGGCTGAGGCCGCCCGCGCTTGCGGCCTCCTAGAGGGCACGCCCGTCGTCATCGGCGGCGGCGACGGGAGCTGTGCCTGCGTGGGCGCCGGCGTAGTGAAAGAGGGCCGCGCCTACAACGTCATCGGCACCTCCTCCTGGATCTCCAGCGCGGCCCGCCAGCCGTACTTCGACCCCCAGATGCGCACCTTCAACTGGGTTCATCTGGATCCAACACTGTACACCCCCTGCGGGACGATGCAAGCGGCGGGGCTCTCCTACCAGTGGTACAAAAATACGCTCTGCGGCGGCGAGGCGGCGCAGGCCGAGCGGACGGGGCGCAGCGTCTACGCCCTCCTGGACGAGGCGGCCGCAGCGGCCCGTCCCGGCGCCGGCGGCGTGCTCTACCTTCCCTATCTGATCGGGGAGCGCTCCCCTCAGTGGAACCTGAACGCCCGCGGCGCCTTTGTCGGGCTGCACGCGTCCACTCAAAAGGGCGATCTGTCCCGGGCGGTTCTGGAGGGAGTTGGCTGCAACCTTCGGATCATCTTAGAGGCCTTTGCCGCGACACAGACTCTCGACAACATCATCATGATCGGGGGCGGCGCCAAGGGGCGGACCTGGCTGCGGATCCTGGCGGACATCTGGCAGCGGACACTGCTGGTCCCGGCTTATATCGAGGAGGCCACCTCTCTGGGCGCGGCTGTCTGCGGCGGTGTCGGCATCGGACTCTTCAAGGACTTTGAGGCCTGCCGGGCATTCAACCCGATCGTAGACGAGATCCGCCCAAACCCAGCCCACAAGACGGTGTACGACACGCTGTTCTCCTTCTTTCAGCAAACCTATGACCAACTGGTCCCGGTCTACGACCGACTGGCAGACGCCCGCGAGCTTCACCGTCCCGGAGGTGCCGAAACGGGGGGTGCCCTTTGA
- a CDS encoding LacI family transcriptional regulator gives MRKTTINDIAKEAGVSKATVSRVLNHGELVDEETRNRVLDIIQKRRYSPSLVARSLSNRASSTIGIVIPEIDNPFYGKILRTIVNITDAEGLIPVCFDTGNNAEKDVKSLCVLRDLRIGGLIYASSVEHGETGVTKQAKQLLDDMGVPVVLIDRRVPDFQRSGVFFDGFDAGYLSTKILIAAGHVNIGVITGSLKLGIARARLDGYRKAHEECGLPVRRTFIFEGDFTSETACLLSREMLSLPERPSAVLTCNNDTSLGFLQALTERKLKIPRDIEHIGIDEIDVFDDLHMRYNHVTRGRVEMAQEAMALLLTQIRNPDARPESVWIAPRFVLDARLERVAVKHKIIAKKQKGASQP, from the coding sequence TTGAGAAAGACGACGATCAACGACATCGCGAAGGAGGCCGGCGTCTCCAAGGCGACGGTGTCCCGGGTCTTGAACCACGGGGAACTGGTGGACGAGGAGACGCGAAACCGCGTGCTGGACATCATCCAAAAGCGCCGCTACTCCCCTTCCCTCGTGGCGCGAAGCCTATCAAACCGGGCTTCCAGCACCATCGGCATCGTCATCCCGGAGATCGACAACCCCTTTTACGGAAAGATCTTACGGACCATTGTCAATATCACCGACGCGGAGGGTCTGATCCCCGTCTGCTTCGACACCGGGAACAACGCCGAAAAGGATGTGAAATCCCTGTGCGTCCTTCGAGATCTGCGCATTGGCGGCCTCATCTACGCCTCCTCGGTGGAGCACGGCGAGACGGGTGTGACGAAACAGGCCAAACAGCTTCTGGACGACATGGGCGTCCCCGTGGTGTTGATCGACCGCCGCGTGCCAGACTTTCAGCGCAGCGGCGTCTTCTTCGATGGGTTTGACGCCGGTTATCTTTCCACAAAGATCCTCATCGCGGCGGGCCATGTAAACATCGGCGTCATCACCGGCAGCTTGAAGCTCGGCATCGCGCGGGCACGTCTGGACGGCTACCGCAAGGCCCACGAGGAGTGCGGCCTGCCCGTCCGCCGAACATTCATCTTTGAGGGCGACTTCACAAGCGAGACGGCCTGCCTCCTGAGCCGGGAGATGCTGTCGCTGCCGGAGAGGCCCAGCGCGGTGCTGACCTGCAACAATGACACCAGTTTGGGTTTTTTACAGGCGCTGACCGAGAGAAAGCTGAAAATCCCCCGGGATATCGAGCACATAGGCATCGACGAGATCGACGTCTTCGACGACCTGCACATGCGCTACAACCACGTCACCCGCGGCCGCGTCGAGATGGCGCAGGAAGCCATGGCGCTGCTGCTGACGCAGATCCGAAACCCGGACGCGCGACCGGAGAGCGTGTGGATCGCCCCCCGGTTCGTGCTGGACGCGCGCCTCGAACGGGTGGCCGTCAAACATAAGATCATCGCCAAAAAGCAGAAGGGAGCATCGCAGCCATGA
- a CDS encoding sugar ABC transporter ATP-binding protein, which yields MNKPILTMDGISKAFAGVRALKDARFDLMRGEVHALMGENGAGKSTLMKILTGIYARDEGTITFEGRPVMFKNPREAQAAGIVIVHQELNMLNHLTVAQNVFIGREPMRGKVIDDTKMNRDAHVLFQKLGIDIDPKATMGSLTIGRQQMCEIAKAISTEASVIVFDEPTAALTDSEIEELFKTILDLRSRGIGIVYISHRMDEIKRITDRVTVMRDGECVGALTTAHCTKDDVVRMMVGRAVYEDPKNRSEIPADAPVVLSVRRLRAGSLVKDVSFDLRRGEILGLSGLMGAGRTETARAIFGADKPDGGEIFVNGRPCRIHSPRDAVAAGIGYLSEDRKRYGLLVEKDIAANITLASLRDFMKGLSLNRSKEDRAARRHIETLRIKTPSEHQEVRKLSGGNQQKIVIGKWLTRDSQILIFDEPTRGIDVGAKAEIYALMHELARQGKSILMISSDLTEILRMSDRIMVMCEGRKTAEIPIEEATQEKIMHAATLREARRVS from the coding sequence ATGAACAAGCCAATCCTCACAATGGACGGTATCAGCAAGGCGTTTGCCGGCGTGCGGGCCCTGAAAGACGCCCGCTTTGACCTCATGCGCGGGGAAGTCCACGCTTTGATGGGTGAAAACGGGGCCGGAAAATCCACCCTGATGAAGATCCTGACCGGGATCTACGCCCGGGACGAGGGGACCATCACCTTCGAGGGGCGGCCCGTAATGTTCAAAAACCCGCGGGAGGCGCAGGCGGCCGGCATCGTCATCGTCCACCAGGAACTGAACATGTTGAACCACCTGACAGTGGCGCAAAATGTGTTCATCGGCCGGGAACCGATGCGGGGCAAAGTGATCGACGACACCAAAATGAACCGGGACGCGCACGTGCTGTTTCAAAAATTGGGGATCGACATCGACCCGAAGGCGACCATGGGCAGTTTGACCATTGGCCGCCAGCAGATGTGCGAGATTGCGAAGGCCATCTCGACCGAGGCCTCGGTGATCGTATTCGACGAGCCCACGGCGGCTCTGACCGACTCCGAGATCGAGGAGCTGTTCAAGACCATTCTCGACTTGCGCAGCAGGGGAATCGGTATCGTCTACATCTCCCACCGCATGGACGAGATCAAACGGATCACCGACCGGGTCACCGTCATGCGAGACGGCGAATGCGTCGGCGCCCTGACGACGGCGCACTGCACAAAGGACGACGTCGTCCGTATGATGGTCGGGCGGGCGGTCTACGAGGACCCAAAAAACCGCAGCGAGATCCCGGCGGACGCACCGGTGGTGCTCAGCGTCCGCCGCCTGCGGGCGGGCTCTCTGGTCAAGGACGTCAGCTTTGACCTGCGCCGAGGCGAAATCCTCGGTCTGTCCGGACTGATGGGCGCCGGCCGTACGGAGACCGCCCGAGCCATCTTTGGCGCGGACAAGCCGGACGGCGGCGAGATCTTCGTCAACGGCCGACCCTGTCGGATCCACTCGCCCCGAGACGCGGTGGCGGCCGGCATCGGGTATCTGTCCGAGGACCGCAAGCGTTACGGTCTGCTGGTCGAGAAGGATATCGCCGCCAACATCACGCTGGCCTCCCTGCGGGATTTCATGAAGGGTCTCTCGCTGAACAGGTCCAAGGAGGACAGGGCGGCTCGCCGTCACATCGAGACGCTGCGGATCAAAACGCCGTCGGAACACCAGGAAGTCCGAAAACTCTCCGGTGGCAACCAGCAGAAGATTGTCATCGGCAAATGGCTCACCCGCGACAGCCAGATCCTCATCTTCGACGAACCGACCCGCGGCATCGACGTGGGCGCGAAAGCGGAGATCTACGCACTGATGCACGAACTGGCGCGGCAGGGCAAATCCATCCTCATGATCTCCTCCGATCTGACGGAGATCCTCCGCATGAGCGACCGCATCATGGTCATGTGCGAGGGGCGGAAGACCGCGGAGATCCCCATCGAAGAGGCGACACAGGAGAAGATCATGCACGCAGCCACCTTGAGAGAAGCGCGCCGCGTCTCCTGA
- a CDS encoding ABC transporter permease, with translation MSGNRPYPTSLLSNSSKLFQIFGTQRLVAVVALGALYLFFCTAGDNFAAYNTFVSILDSSYYIGFLAIGVTFVIITGGIDLSCGTVMVCCALISGTLYFKLGVPMWLCLLLCIAMGGLFGFCNGFMVAVMKLPAFIATLGTMMVTRGLGSIVTATASVTFPQRHADDGWFRGIFKLMRDGLPSGGVPTGFILLILLAAVMAFILGKTRPGRYILALGSNKEATRLSGVDVVKWEILAYVISGLFAGLAAIAYASIYSTILPGTGNGFELDGIAGTVIGGTSLSGGIGSIAGTLIGVFIMSVLRTGLPFIGLQPHYQLFFTGFVLVAAVFADVLNRRRRKR, from the coding sequence ATGTCGGGAAACAGACCGTACCCAACCTCTTTATTGTCAAATTCTAGCAAATTATTCCAGATTTTTGGAACTCAGCGTCTGGTCGCCGTCGTCGCACTCGGCGCGCTGTATCTGTTCTTCTGCACGGCCGGCGACAATTTCGCCGCCTACAACACCTTTGTCAGCATCCTGGATTCCTCCTATTACATTGGTTTTCTCGCCATCGGCGTCACCTTTGTCATCATCACCGGGGGCATCGATCTCTCCTGCGGCACCGTCATGGTCTGCTGCGCCCTCATCTCCGGGACATTGTACTTCAAACTGGGTGTTCCGATGTGGCTGTGTCTGCTGCTGTGCATCGCGATGGGCGGCCTGTTCGGTTTCTGCAACGGGTTTATGGTGGCCGTGATGAAACTGCCCGCCTTCATCGCCACTCTCGGTACAATGATGGTGACCCGGGGACTCGGGTCGATCGTGACGGCCACCGCCAGCGTCACCTTCCCGCAGCGTCACGCGGACGACGGATGGTTCCGCGGCATCTTCAAACTGATGAGGGACGGTTTGCCCAGCGGGGGCGTGCCCACCGGCTTTATTTTGCTCATTCTACTGGCGGCCGTCATGGCGTTCATTCTGGGTAAGACCAGGCCGGGGCGATACATCCTGGCCCTGGGCAGCAACAAAGAAGCCACCCGCCTCTCCGGCGTCGACGTCGTGAAATGGGAGATCCTGGCTTACGTCATCAGCGGCCTGTTCGCCGGTCTCGCCGCCATCGCTTACGCCTCCATTTACTCCACCATCCTGCCCGGCACCGGCAACGGCTTTGAGCTGGACGGCATCGCGGGCACAGTCATCGGCGGGACTTCGCTGTCCGGCGGCATCGGCTCCATCGCCGGCACGCTCATCGGCGTGTTCATCATGAGCGTGCTGAGGACAGGCCTCCCTTTCATCGGGCTTCAACCGCACTACCAGTTGTTCTTTACCGGATTCGTTCTGGTGGCCGCCGTCTTCGCGGATGTGCTGAACCGCCGGCGGCGCAAGCGCTAA
- a CDS encoding substrate-binding domain-containing protein, translating to MNTTRRLIALSLCVLLAAGALSGCGGTNNANNNGNPNNLNSPDNNGDAGNALKIEVVSKGFQVDFWKMVNKGCNEAGAAYGASINFVGPASEANISEQIEQLSNAINKAPDAICFAPLDQDASMDLIAQAGGAGIPLITFDANIEADTGGAVLAFVATDNVAAGAHAADKMFEKLKNKLTNPTAPVRIGVMAQDTTSKSVAQRTKGFIDRMVTLCGADISSVEGHDMYNAKRENAKVILDVGIPAETTDAAGNVAAQTLLNKSDLIGLYGSNEFSAKAIVNVNESLQKLGPDGVCAIGFDSGAIQVQAVRDGILYGAITQDPVKIGYTVVDTAIRAARGESVSDVSVPFHFYDASNVDDPNVASCLYE from the coding sequence ATGAACACCACTCGCAGGCTCATCGCACTTTCCCTTTGTGTTCTGCTGGCGGCCGGCGCCTTGTCCGGGTGCGGCGGCACAAACAACGCAAACAACAACGGAAATCCAAACAACCTAAACAGCCCAGACAACAACGGCGACGCAGGCAACGCGCTGAAAATCGAAGTCGTCTCCAAAGGTTTTCAGGTCGACTTCTGGAAGATGGTCAACAAGGGCTGTAACGAGGCGGGCGCGGCCTACGGCGCATCCATCAACTTTGTCGGCCCTGCGAGCGAAGCCAACATCAGCGAGCAGATTGAGCAGCTTAGCAACGCCATCAACAAGGCGCCCGACGCCATTTGCTTCGCGCCTCTGGACCAGGACGCGTCCATGGACCTGATCGCCCAGGCCGGCGGCGCCGGGATCCCTCTTATCACCTTTGACGCCAACATCGAAGCCGACACCGGCGGCGCCGTCTTGGCCTTCGTCGCCACCGACAACGTGGCCGCCGGCGCCCACGCGGCCGACAAAATGTTCGAGAAACTGAAAAACAAGCTCACAAACCCCACCGCTCCCGTGCGCATCGGCGTGATGGCGCAGGACACCACCTCCAAGTCGGTGGCCCAGCGCACCAAGGGCTTCATCGACCGCATGGTGACGCTTTGCGGCGCAGACATCAGCTCCGTGGAAGGCCACGACATGTACAACGCCAAACGCGAGAACGCCAAGGTCATCCTCGATGTCGGCATCCCCGCCGAGACCACCGACGCCGCCGGCAACGTGGCCGCGCAAACTCTCCTGAACAAGTCCGATCTCATCGGCCTCTACGGTTCCAACGAGTTTTCCGCCAAGGCCATCGTCAATGTCAACGAATCTCTGCAGAAGCTGGGTCCGGACGGCGTGTGCGCGATCGGCTTTGACTCCGGCGCCATCCAGGTGCAGGCTGTCCGCGACGGCATCCTCTACGGCGCCATCACGCAAGATCCCGTGAAGATCGGCTACACCGTGGTCGACACGGCCATCCGCGCCGCCCGCGGGGAGAGCGTCAGCGACGTCAGCGTCCCCTTCCACTTCTACGACGCCTCCAACGTGGACGATCCCAACGTCGCCTCCTGCCTATACGAATAG
- a CDS encoding sugar phosphate isomerase/epimerase — protein sequence MQYGIYYAYWAKRWDGDFISYVEKVKRLGFDILEVACGAFDRMPLSYFQELRQAAQTAGLRLTGGYGPRPTHNIASPNPAVVKNAFAFYRDIFPKMQAAGIDSLGGALYSFWPVDYGVTPDKAGDLARSTDNMRCLADLAAAHGISLYMEVLNRFEGYLLNETKEAAAYVDAVGRDNVGVMLDTFHMNIEEDSLTDAIRLAGRRLGELHIGEANRRPPRPGRMPWGDIGAALHEIGFDGKVVMEPFVTAGGEVGRDIRLWRDLSDGADEAELDREAARSVAFIRSLFG from the coding sequence ATGCAGTACGGCATCTACTACGCATACTGGGCCAAGCGCTGGGACGGCGATTTTATCTCCTATGTGGAGAAAGTCAAGCGGCTCGGCTTCGACATCCTGGAGGTCGCCTGCGGGGCCTTCGACCGAATGCCGCTCTCATATTTTCAGGAACTGCGACAGGCCGCCCAGACCGCCGGCCTCCGACTGACCGGGGGGTACGGCCCTCGGCCCACACACAACATCGCCTCCCCCAATCCGGCCGTCGTCAAAAATGCGTTCGCTTTTTACCGCGACATCTTCCCCAAGATGCAGGCGGCAGGTATCGACAGCCTCGGCGGCGCGCTCTACTCCTTCTGGCCGGTGGACTACGGCGTGACGCCCGACAAAGCCGGCGATCTGGCGCGCAGCACGGACAATATGCGCTGTCTGGCCGATCTGGCGGCGGCGCACGGCATCTCCCTGTACATGGAAGTTTTGAACCGCTTCGAGGGCTATCTGCTGAACGAAACCAAAGAGGCGGCGGCCTATGTCGACGCGGTCGGGCGGGACAACGTTGGGGTGATGCTGGACACTTTCCACATGAACATTGAGGAGGACAGCCTGACAGACGCGATCCGTCTGGCGGGCCGCCGTCTGGGTGAACTGCACATCGGCGAAGCCAACCGCCGTCCGCCCCGCCCGGGTCGGATGCCCTGGGGAGACATCGGCGCGGCGCTGCATGAGATCGGATTCGATGGGAAAGTCGTGATGGAGCCGTTTGTCACGGCGGGCGGCGAAGTCGGGCGCGACATCCGGCTGTGGCGCGACCTATCGGACG